A DNA window from Chryseobacterium sp. MEBOG06 contains the following coding sequences:
- a CDS encoding efflux RND transporter periplasmic adaptor subunit, with protein MNNKLVILSIAAFSLTACKKEAPKQDGAKPFPVVSVESKNIVGYQTFPATIQGRVNNDVRAKIQGYITQVLVDEGQYVSKGQPLFRLETNILNENAAASKAGIGAAESTIAAAQASVNAAQVEVNKLKPLVQKNIISNVQLQTAQANLAQAQAQLQQANAAKRQAEANYKGVEANIEYSIIRAPISGVIGRLPLKVGSLVGPSDQTPLTTISDTSQIFAYFAMNEKEYFNFLEKSPGASMPEKIKNLPMVELQLANGSMYPEKGRIEAITGQIDPTTGTIQFRVAFSNAQKLLSNGNSGTIRFPQHYDNVLVVPESATYEQQGIVYVYKVEKDTAKNVVINVIDRIDNMALVKSGVNKGEVIIAAGIGGLKPGTAVKPKPIKMDSLVQSIKPKF; from the coding sequence ATGAATAATAAGCTAGTTATACTTTCTATTGCAGCGTTTTCACTGACTGCCTGCAAAAAAGAAGCTCCGAAACAGGATGGTGCAAAGCCATTTCCTGTGGTTTCTGTGGAGTCAAAAAATATAGTAGGTTATCAGACGTTTCCGGCTACCATCCAGGGCAGGGTAAACAATGATGTACGTGCAAAAATACAGGGGTATATTACTCAGGTATTGGTAGATGAAGGACAATATGTATCAAAAGGACAGCCCCTGTTCCGTCTGGAAACCAATATTCTGAATGAAAATGCAGCCGCTTCCAAGGCAGGTATTGGTGCCGCCGAGTCTACAATTGCCGCTGCTCAGGCTTCTGTAAATGCTGCTCAGGTTGAAGTAAACAAACTCAAACCTCTGGTTCAGAAAAATATTATCAGTAACGTACAGCTGCAGACTGCTCAGGCTAATCTTGCTCAGGCTCAGGCTCAGCTTCAACAGGCCAATGCAGCTAAAAGACAGGCAGAAGCCAATTATAAAGGGGTAGAAGCCAACATCGAATATTCTATTATCCGTGCCCCTATTTCAGGAGTGATCGGAAGACTTCCGTTAAAAGTAGGAAGTTTGGTTGGGCCGTCGGATCAGACTCCTTTGACAACCATTTCTGATACCTCTCAGATCTTTGCGTACTTCGCGATGAATGAAAAAGAGTATTTTAATTTCCTTGAAAAATCTCCGGGAGCTTCTATGCCTGAGAAGATCAAAAACTTACCAATGGTGGAGCTTCAGCTGGCCAATGGAAGCATGTATCCAGAAAAGGGCAGAATTGAAGCTATTACCGGGCAGATCGACCCTACCACAGGGACCATTCAGTTCAGAGTTGCCTTCTCCAACGCTCAGAAATTATTAAGCAATGGTAACAGTGGAACCATCAGATTCCCTCAGCATTATGATAATGTATTGGTAGTTCCTGAAAGCGCTACTTATGAGCAGCAAGGTATTGTTTACGTATACAAAGTAGAAAAAGATACGGCCAAGAATGTTGTGATTAATGTGATTGACAGAATTGATAATATGGCTCTTGTAAAATCTGGAGTTAACAAAGGTGAAGTCATCATTGCAGCTGGTATCGGAGGACTGAAACCGGGAACAGCAGTGAAGCCGAAGCCAATCAAAATGGATAGTCTTGTTCAATCAATAAAACCGAAATTCTAA
- a CDS encoding GNAT family N-acetyltransferase, which yields MNSEIKLRKTEIEDRDIIWGIIQQSIERRRQDGSTQWQNGYPNLETVESDIAKGFGYVLCVDDEIAVYAALILNDEPAYSKIEGTWLSNGEFVVVHRVAVDEKFAGQGMVKKLFDHIEDFTRSHGIQSVKVDTNHDNMAMLKILEGKGYSYCGEVLLAGGMRKAFEKIII from the coding sequence ATGAATTCAGAAATCAAACTGAGAAAAACGGAAATTGAAGACAGAGACATTATTTGGGGAATTATCCAGCAGTCTATTGAAAGAAGAAGACAGGATGGAAGTACACAATGGCAGAATGGCTATCCTAACCTTGAGACAGTAGAAAGTGATATCGCTAAAGGATTCGGATATGTTCTTTGTGTAGATGACGAAATTGCAGTGTATGCAGCACTGATTTTAAATGACGAGCCGGCTTACAGCAAAATTGAAGGAACCTGGCTGAGCAACGGAGAATTTGTGGTGGTTCACAGAGTGGCTGTAGATGAGAAATTTGCAGGGCAGGGAATGGTGAAAAAACTTTTTGACCATATTGAAGACTTTACCAGATCCCATGGAATCCAGAGTGTAAAAGTAGATACTAATCATGATAATATGGCTATGCTCAAAATCCTTGAAGGTAAAGGATATTCCTATTGTGGAGAAGTTCTTCTGGCCGGGGGAATGAGGAAAGCTTTTGAGAAGATTATAATTTGA
- a CDS encoding DUF2007 domain-containing protein, which produces MERSTRVSVYESDNPSEIQLVKSKLDDAQITNTVENNYLTFTTTPTATSLKVMVDLEDEKKAFEIIDAYLQQNEN; this is translated from the coding sequence ATGGAAAGAAGCACGAGAGTATCGGTTTATGAAAGTGATAACCCTTCAGAAATTCAGTTGGTTAAGTCTAAATTGGATGATGCACAAATTACAAACACCGTTGAGAACAATTATCTTACATTCACTACCACACCTACAGCGACATCGCTGAAAGTAATGGTAGATCTGGAAGATGAAAAAAAAGCATTTGAAATTATAGATGCTTATCTTCAACAAAATGAAAATTAA
- a CDS encoding efflux RND transporter permease subunit, translating into MIKNFINRPVLSTVISILIVILGVLGLISLPVTQYPDIAPPTVSVTANYTGANAETVMKSVVVPLEEQINGVEGMDYITSSAGNDGSAQIQVFFKQGIDPDIAAVNVQNRVARATPLLPSEVTRSGVVTQKQQTSALMYMSFYSENKDLDDVYLQNFLNINIIPNLKRVNGVGDANVFGGKNYSMRIWLDPAKMAAYGVTPTDVTNAINEQSREAAAGSIGQNSGSSFEYIIKYVGKFNDKEQYDNIIIKSLANGQNLMLKDVAKVELAGQSYTGIGENGNSPSISMGIFQTPGSNAQEIIKNIKTYLKSAESTFPKGIKYTFNFDTNEFLDASIEKVVHTLIEAFILVFIVVYIFLQDFRSTLIPAIAVPVSIVGAFFFLNLFGYSLNLLTLFALVLAIGIVVDDAIVVVEAVHAKMEHGISDAKKATVEAMDEITGAIISITLVMAAVFIPVTFITGPTGVFYQQFGITLIIAIIISAINALTLSPVLCSLFLKPHEEHHTEYKNLNLLQKFFYKFNIAFKTTTERYGRGFVFLLRHKWVTLIIFAVTGGILFWASSSMKKGFVPTEDRGIIFTDVQLPPGASMERTYNTLKTLQAKALKVPGVQNVTISTGRGFLSGNGSNNGLAFIKLKPFEERKKDGQTSDDITKRLFGIVGAVPDAKVVFFQPPSVPGFGNSAGFEMVLLDKSGGEYADLDNKTNEFIGKLMQRPEIQFAQTSFNTKYPQYQMDINVPLAKQLGVSVSDILATMQGYIGGIYTADFTKYGKQFRVMVQALPDNRKSIDNLNELYVRTGSGVMSPISQFVTLTKAYGPQSVSRYNLFTSVKVTGANSEGYSSGDAITAVQQVANETLNQNYAVEFTGLTREELNSGSQTLLIFGLSLIFVYFILSAQYESYILPLIVIISLPLGVMGAYFGQKIMGLENNIYFQIALIMLVGLLAKNAILIVEFAVQRRHHGETIVMSAINAAKARVRPILMTSFAFIFGLLPLVLASGIGAVGNRSIATGAAIGLLIGTILGLFVIPVLYVIFETLQEKIKPIKKEEINLAE; encoded by the coding sequence ATGATAAAAAACTTTATTAACAGACCGGTTTTATCCACGGTAATCTCAATTTTGATTGTGATTCTCGGTGTGCTGGGACTGATCTCGTTACCGGTTACGCAGTATCCGGACATTGCACCTCCCACAGTAAGTGTTACAGCGAACTATACAGGGGCCAATGCGGAAACTGTAATGAAAAGTGTGGTAGTTCCTCTGGAAGAGCAGATCAACGGGGTGGAAGGAATGGATTATATCACTTCTTCTGCAGGAAATGACGGTTCTGCCCAAATCCAGGTTTTCTTCAAACAGGGAATTGACCCGGATATTGCAGCAGTAAACGTACAGAACCGTGTTGCCAGAGCAACGCCTCTGTTACCTTCTGAAGTAACACGTTCCGGTGTTGTAACTCAAAAACAACAGACCAGTGCCCTGATGTATATGTCGTTCTATTCCGAAAATAAGGACCTTGACGATGTGTATCTTCAGAACTTCTTAAATATCAACATTATTCCAAACCTGAAAAGGGTAAATGGAGTAGGAGATGCCAACGTTTTCGGAGGTAAAAACTACTCGATGAGAATCTGGCTGGATCCCGCAAAAATGGCCGCTTACGGAGTAACACCTACCGATGTTACCAATGCGATCAATGAGCAGAGTAGAGAAGCCGCTGCAGGTTCTATTGGCCAGAACAGCGGAAGTTCTTTTGAATATATCATTAAGTATGTAGGTAAATTCAACGACAAAGAGCAGTATGATAATATCATCATCAAATCTCTTGCAAACGGACAAAACCTGATGCTGAAAGATGTAGCCAAAGTGGAGCTGGCAGGTCAGTCATATACAGGAATCGGGGAGAACGGAAATTCACCCTCCATCAGTATGGGGATCTTCCAGACGCCAGGTTCCAATGCCCAGGAAATTATTAAAAATATCAAAACTTATCTGAAATCAGCAGAAAGTACTTTCCCTAAGGGAATCAAATATACATTCAACTTTGATACCAATGAATTCCTTGATGCTTCCATTGAAAAAGTGGTACATACCCTTATTGAAGCATTTATCCTGGTATTCATTGTAGTATATATATTCCTTCAGGATTTCAGATCTACACTGATTCCGGCCATTGCGGTTCCTGTATCTATTGTAGGAGCGTTTTTCTTCCTGAATCTTTTTGGATATTCATTAAACTTACTTACTTTATTTGCATTGGTACTTGCCATCGGGATTGTGGTGGATGATGCCATCGTCGTCGTCGAGGCCGTTCACGCTAAGATGGAGCATGGTATTTCAGATGCCAAAAAAGCAACTGTAGAAGCGATGGATGAGATTACAGGGGCTATTATTTCTATTACTTTGGTAATGGCTGCGGTATTTATCCCGGTGACGTTTATTACGGGTCCTACAGGGGTGTTCTACCAACAGTTTGGTATTACGCTGATTATAGCGATTATCATTTCTGCTATTAATGCATTAACGTTGAGCCCTGTTTTATGTTCATTATTCTTAAAACCTCACGAAGAGCATCATACAGAATATAAGAACTTAAACCTGCTACAGAAGTTTTTCTATAAATTTAATATCGCTTTTAAAACAACTACTGAACGTTACGGAAGAGGATTTGTATTCCTGTTAAGACATAAATGGGTAACCCTGATTATTTTCGCTGTTACCGGAGGGATCTTATTCTGGGCAAGCAGCAGTATGAAGAAAGGGTTTGTACCTACAGAAGACAGAGGGATTATCTTTACAGATGTTCAGCTTCCTCCGGGAGCTTCTATGGAAAGAACTTACAACACCTTGAAAACACTTCAGGCCAAAGCATTGAAAGTTCCGGGAGTACAGAACGTAACGATTTCTACAGGTAGAGGATTCTTATCCGGAAATGGGAGTAATAATGGTCTTGCCTTTATTAAACTAAAACCATTCGAAGAAAGGAAAAAAGATGGACAGACTTCTGATGATATTACCAAAAGATTATTTGGAATTGTAGGGGCCGTTCCTGATGCCAAAGTTGTATTCTTTCAGCCGCCAAGTGTACCGGGATTTGGTAACAGTGCTGGTTTTGAAATGGTATTGCTGGACAAATCAGGTGGAGAATATGCTGATCTGGATAATAAAACCAATGAGTTCATCGGTAAGCTGATGCAGAGACCGGAGATTCAGTTTGCTCAGACTTCATTCAATACAAAATATCCCCAGTATCAAATGGACATCAATGTTCCGTTAGCAAAGCAGCTTGGAGTTTCCGTAAGTGATATCCTTGCTACGATGCAGGGGTATATAGGAGGAATCTATACTGCTGACTTTACGAAATACGGAAAGCAGTTCAGAGTAATGGTTCAGGCTCTTCCGGATAATAGAAAAAGTATTGATAACCTGAACGAGCTTTATGTAAGAACGGGTTCAGGAGTAATGTCGCCGATCTCGCAGTTTGTAACCCTTACCAAAGCATACGGACCACAATCTGTAAGCCGTTATAACCTGTTTACCTCAGTGAAGGTAACGGGAGCAAACTCTGAAGGGTACAGTTCCGGGGATGCCATTACCGCTGTGCAGCAGGTAGCCAATGAAACCCTTAATCAAAACTACGCAGTAGAATTTACCGGGTTAACCAGAGAAGAATTAAATTCAGGATCTCAGACGCTTCTTATTTTTGGGCTTAGTTTGATCTTCGTTTATTTTATCCTTTCTGCACAGTATGAAAGTTATATTCTTCCGTTGATCGTTATTATCTCTCTTCCTCTTGGGGTAATGGGAGCTTACTTCGGACAGAAAATTATGGGATTGGAAAATAATATTTATTTCCAGATCGCCCTGATCATGCTTGTGGGACTACTGGCGAAAAATGCAATTCTTATTGTCGAATTTGCTGTTCAGAGAAGACATCATGGTGAAACGATTGTAATGTCAGCCATCAATGCCGCTAAAGCCAGAGTAAGACCTATTCTAATGACATCTTTCGCCTTTATCTTCGGTTTACTGCCGTTAGTTCTGGCAAGTGGAATCGGGGCAGTAGGTAACAGATCTATTGCTACGGGTGCCGCAATCGGGCTATTGATAGGAACTATTTTAGGGTTATTTGTAATTCCTGTTCTGTATGTGATCTTTGAAACACTACAGGAAAAAATTAAACCTATCAAAAAAGAAGAAATCAATTTAGCTGAATAA
- the lat gene encoding L-lysine 6-transaminase: MEQTLDIKVNKVKETVGKHVLADGFDFVMDIEKSHGSWLYDKLTDREYLDMFSMFASASIGYNHPYLLERSEWLGRMAVNKPTLADVYSEEYAHFLEVFERVVIPEELQYAFFIEGGALGVENAMKACFDWKTRKNFEKGLQTEAGICIHFKQAFHGRSGYTLSLTNTSDPRKYQYFPMFEWPRILNPKLTFPITEENLEETIKNENLALLQIEEAILMNPDKVACIIIEPIQAEGGDNHFRDEFLVGLRKICDDNEILLIFDEVQTGIAITGKMWAFQHFTAKPDIISFGKKAQVCGVLANKEKFDEVPNNVFRESSRINSTFGGNFIDMLRFQLVMEVIEKENLVENARVVGNYLLESLKALAEKYPEKISNARGRGLMCAIDLPSGAQRNLLMNELFKDGLIILPCGDQTLRFRPHLNVTKEEIQLALDKIEDNINKI, from the coding sequence ATGGAACAAACATTAGATATAAAAGTAAATAAAGTAAAAGAAACAGTAGGAAAACACGTTTTGGCAGACGGTTTTGATTTCGTGATGGATATTGAAAAATCTCACGGATCATGGCTTTACGACAAACTTACTGATAGAGAATATCTGGATATGTTCTCTATGTTCGCATCTGCTTCCATTGGATACAATCACCCTTATCTTCTAGAAAGATCAGAATGGCTGGGAAGAATGGCAGTTAACAAACCCACTTTGGCAGACGTTTACTCAGAAGAATATGCTCATTTTTTAGAGGTATTTGAAAGAGTAGTTATCCCTGAAGAATTACAATATGCTTTCTTTATCGAAGGTGGAGCTCTGGGCGTTGAAAATGCAATGAAAGCATGCTTCGACTGGAAAACCCGCAAAAATTTTGAAAAAGGACTTCAGACAGAAGCCGGAATTTGTATTCACTTCAAACAGGCTTTCCATGGAAGAAGTGGATATACTTTAAGCCTTACCAATACTTCAGATCCAAGAAAATACCAGTATTTTCCCATGTTTGAATGGCCAAGAATTTTAAATCCAAAACTGACATTCCCTATCACAGAAGAAAATCTTGAAGAAACCATCAAGAATGAAAACCTTGCTCTATTACAGATTGAGGAAGCTATTTTGATGAACCCGGACAAGGTAGCGTGTATCATCATAGAACCTATTCAGGCAGAAGGAGGAGACAACCATTTCAGAGATGAATTTTTAGTGGGCCTAAGAAAAATCTGTGATGATAATGAAATCTTATTAATCTTCGACGAAGTGCAGACAGGGATTGCCATTACAGGAAAAATGTGGGCCTTCCAGCATTTCACTGCAAAGCCGGACATTATTTCGTTCGGTAAAAAAGCGCAGGTTTGCGGAGTGTTGGCCAACAAAGAAAAGTTTGACGAAGTTCCGAATAACGTGTTCAGAGAAAGCTCCAGGATCAACTCTACATTTGGAGGGAACTTTATAGATATGCTTCGTTTCCAGTTGGTAATGGAAGTCATTGAAAAAGAAAATCTTGTAGAAAATGCAAGAGTAGTAGGTAATTATCTGTTGGAAAGCCTTAAAGCTTTAGCTGAAAAATATCCTGAAAAAATTTCCAATGCAAGAGGAAGAGGTTTAATGTGTGCTATTGACCTTCCATCAGGAGCACAGAGAAACCTTCTGATGAATGAGCTTTTCAAGGATGGTTTGATCATTCTTCCATGTGGAGATCAGACCCTGCGTTTCAGACCCCACCTGAACGTTACCAAAGAAGAAATTCAATTGGCATTAGATAAGATTGAAGACAATATTAATAAAATTTAA
- a CDS encoding transcriptional regulator: MHQSIEVDEKIFQDAVKFYGTIFNLPPLASKIYSYLLFDYEKVGITFDEFVEVLSASKSSVSTSISLLLNAELIIDHNKMDERKRYFFLNDEYKKIRFEKIVQKMQDELKLLDDLDNFKKSKDDGYNERIEHYKTLLNKNIENIQESLNKL, encoded by the coding sequence ATGCACCAAAGTATAGAAGTTGATGAAAAAATATTTCAGGATGCTGTAAAATTCTATGGCACCATTTTCAACCTACCCCCATTAGCCTCGAAAATCTATTCCTACCTTCTTTTTGATTATGAGAAAGTAGGAATTACTTTTGATGAGTTTGTGGAAGTGCTTTCAGCAAGTAAAAGCTCTGTTTCTACAAGTATTTCGCTGTTACTTAATGCGGAACTTATTATAGATCACAACAAAATGGATGAGCGGAAACGGTATTTTTTCCTCAATGATGAATACAAGAAAATACGATTCGAGAAAATAGTTCAAAAAATGCAGGACGAATTAAAACTACTAGATGATTTAGACAACTTTAAAAAAAGTAAAGACGATGGATACAACGAAAGAATAGAACATTACAAAACACTCTTAAACAAAAACATAGAAAATATTCAGGAATCTCTTAATAAACTATAA
- a CDS encoding efflux transporter outer membrane subunit, with the protein MKSLLNIIKGITFSVFILGAISSCMARKEYERPKDVVDEKLFRTDMLPSDSTNMADISWKEIFTDPILQGHISKALDNNLDIRIALQSIGSAEAYLKQSKAAYQPTLSIGPNYTFQTQSINTQFGQIIGSRRYVNQYDITASIGWEADIWGKLKAQEKAQLATYLGTVAAHKAVKSSLVSSIASAYYQLLTFDSQKKIISETIAVREKNLETTKALKISGTVTEVAVQQSAALVFNAKSLLIDIDTQIQLLENTMSLLMGEPSHAIERSTLESQKLPIDLKLGYPAQLLANRPDVMRAEYNLMNTFELTNAAKAQFYPTLKLTGSGGLQSVDIDHLFSVNSLFANVVAGLAQPILNKRQIKTNYDVSLANQETAYLNFRKTVLTAGKEVSDAIRVFSVQDSFIELKENELDAYKKSVDYSQELVNYGMANYLEVLNASVNSLNAELNISNARYSKMKAAVELYQALGGGWK; encoded by the coding sequence ATGAAGAGTTTATTAAACATCATAAAAGGAATCACTTTTTCAGTTTTCATACTCGGAGCTATCTCGTCCTGTATGGCGAGAAAAGAATATGAAAGACCGAAAGACGTTGTGGACGAAAAGCTTTTCCGCACAGATATGCTTCCTTCTGACAGTACCAATATGGCTGATATCTCATGGAAAGAGATTTTTACCGATCCAATACTGCAGGGACATATTTCTAAAGCTTTAGACAACAACTTAGATATCAGAATTGCTCTGCAAAGTATCGGTTCCGCAGAAGCTTATCTTAAGCAAAGTAAAGCAGCCTATCAGCCTACACTTTCTATAGGACCTAATTATACATTCCAGACTCAGTCTATTAACACCCAGTTTGGGCAGATTATCGGATCGAGACGTTATGTGAACCAGTACGACATTACGGCGAGTATTGGATGGGAAGCAGATATCTGGGGTAAACTGAAAGCACAGGAAAAAGCACAGCTAGCCACTTATTTAGGGACAGTTGCAGCACACAAAGCAGTAAAAAGCAGCCTTGTTTCTTCTATTGCTTCGGCTTATTATCAGCTGTTGACATTTGACTCACAGAAGAAGATTATTTCAGAAACCATTGCCGTACGCGAGAAGAATCTGGAAACTACCAAAGCTTTAAAAATTTCAGGTACCGTTACAGAAGTAGCAGTACAGCAGAGTGCAGCACTTGTTTTCAATGCAAAATCTCTGCTGATTGACATTGATACCCAGATTCAATTGCTTGAAAATACAATGAGTCTTTTGATGGGGGAGCCGTCTCATGCTATTGAAAGATCTACATTAGAAAGTCAAAAACTTCCAATTGATTTGAAACTTGGTTACCCTGCGCAGTTATTAGCTAACCGTCCGGATGTAATGAGAGCAGAATATAATCTGATGAATACTTTTGAATTAACGAATGCTGCCAAGGCCCAGTTTTATCCGACCCTGAAACTTACTGGAAGTGGAGGATTACAGTCTGTAGATATTGATCACCTTTTCAGTGTGAATTCATTATTTGCCAATGTAGTGGCCGGATTAGCACAGCCTATTTTAAACAAAAGACAGATTAAGACGAACTATGATGTAAGTCTTGCTAATCAGGAAACAGCTTATTTAAACTTTAGAAAAACCGTTCTTACTGCTGGAAAAGAAGTTTCTGATGCCATCAGAGTATTCTCGGTACAGGATTCTTTTATTGAATTAAAAGAAAATGAACTGGATGCCTATAAAAAATCCGTTGACTATTCTCAGGAATTGGTAAACTATGGAATGGCAAACTATCTTGAAGTATTAAATGCAAGTGTTAACTCATTGAATGCAGAACTTAATATCTCCAATGCCCGATACAGCAAAATGAAAGCTGCTGTAGAGCTTTATCAGGCTTTAGGCGGTGGCTGGAAGTAA